The following are encoded in a window of Solibacillus sp. FSL R7-0668 genomic DNA:
- the tnpC gene encoding IS66 family transposase gives MSAEATEKIIQLLEEQLAFMKQQNQELSKKLDASFAQNKYLSEQVRQLTKMIYGSRSEKSKYQAPDGQVSLFEDDPSFNDSEQTEEQSTETVTYTVTRLNKKKKRNDSFIEGVEVEEIHHHPTNLECDCCQNQLQKIGSTIAREEATFIPAKLVRVQHIEHAYECKQCKKDNEQSSFIQRGKAPTAAIPRSIAGPTVLAKVIYDKFSLYLPLYRQVKEWTRAGLITNDKNLSNWVIRVAEDWLLPIYEEMKNVLSAKTLLHIDETVAKVLNRSDGKRPQSNAYNWVFRSVPTEGPVVILFEHALTRSRTVLENYLADFKGTVICDGYAAYDKLSNITFANCWAHVRRYWGKVESKNGRIGLAYCNKLYVLEQKFKGLPPKQRQKMRWRYARKVIRKFFGWLEKSQFFGKNALATATEYTLNRRKELKAFLYNGQIEIDNNPAENAIRPTVIGRKNWLFSVSEAGAKANAICLSLAETAKANGIDFYQYLVKLLTELPNLPIHQQPELLQEYMPWSAKIQATCAKIKAA, from the coding sequence ATGAGTGCAGAAGCAACTGAAAAAATAATTCAGTTATTAGAAGAACAACTCGCTTTTATGAAACAACAAAATCAAGAGCTTTCGAAAAAATTAGATGCATCGTTCGCCCAAAATAAATACTTATCTGAACAAGTTCGCCAATTAACAAAAATGATTTATGGTTCACGCTCAGAGAAGTCAAAATACCAAGCACCCGATGGGCAAGTCTCGCTATTTGAGGATGACCCATCTTTTAATGATTCTGAGCAAACAGAAGAACAAAGCACGGAAACTGTAACCTATACAGTGACCCGTTTAAATAAAAAGAAAAAGCGCAATGATTCATTCATAGAAGGTGTGGAAGTAGAGGAAATTCACCATCATCCAACCAATCTCGAATGTGACTGTTGCCAAAATCAACTACAAAAAATTGGCTCCACAATTGCTCGGGAAGAAGCAACATTTATTCCAGCTAAGTTGGTGCGCGTGCAGCATATTGAGCATGCCTATGAGTGTAAGCAATGTAAAAAAGATAACGAGCAAAGTTCGTTTATTCAACGCGGAAAAGCGCCAACGGCGGCGATTCCTCGTAGCATTGCAGGGCCAACGGTGTTGGCAAAAGTAATTTATGATAAATTCTCGCTTTATCTACCGCTTTATCGTCAAGTCAAAGAGTGGACACGTGCAGGATTAATCACGAATGATAAAAATCTTTCGAATTGGGTCATTCGTGTAGCTGAAGATTGGCTATTGCCAATTTACGAGGAAATGAAAAATGTCCTTTCGGCCAAAACACTGCTTCATATTGATGAAACGGTTGCTAAAGTATTAAATCGTTCCGATGGAAAACGTCCACAATCAAATGCGTATAACTGGGTATTCCGATCCGTTCCAACAGAGGGGCCAGTGGTTATTCTATTTGAGCATGCATTAACGAGAAGTCGAACGGTATTGGAGAACTATTTGGCTGACTTTAAAGGCACGGTTATTTGTGATGGTTACGCTGCCTATGATAAGTTATCCAACATTACGTTCGCTAACTGTTGGGCGCACGTTCGACGCTATTGGGGAAAGGTTGAAAGCAAGAATGGGCGTATTGGCTTGGCTTACTGCAACAAACTCTATGTATTAGAACAAAAATTCAAAGGACTACCACCGAAGCAACGACAAAAAATGCGATGGCGATATGCAAGAAAGGTTATTCGTAAGTTTTTTGGCTGGCTTGAAAAGTCACAGTTCTTTGGTAAAAATGCATTAGCTACGGCAACCGAGTATACGTTGAATAGAAGAAAAGAGCTGAAAGCCTTCCTGTATAATGGGCAGATCGAAATTGATAATAACCCAGCAGAAAATGCGATTCGTCCAACGGTAATCGGTCGAAAAAATTGGCTCTTCTCTGTAAGTGAGGCGGGTGCAAAAGCGAATGCGATTTGTTTGAGTTTAGCGGAAACAGCAAAAGCAAACGGAATTGATTTCTATCAATACCTGGTAAAGCTTTTAACGGAACTGCCGAATTTACCAATTCACCAGCAACCTGAATTATTACAAGAGTACATGCCTTGGTCGGCTAAAATTCAAGCAACATGTGCCAAAATCAAAGCAGCATAA
- a CDS encoding recombinase family protein — MRAVGYVRVSTDKQLDNTSIAKQTEEIKRYCDSNDITLVHIFDEGAKSAKSFRNRDAFKELYSFIMDKKNKIDCVVVYDSDRISRDNLEALYIYKRLNEEEIRLICIADNIDTSDPRSKILYQIMSLVAELERDMIIFRTSSGMEKRASEGHFNGGIIYGYTSSNKKLKIVPEEAKVVSFIFDKYANEQWGYKKIASALNTLGIRTKKDNYWTIFAVKTILSNPIYIGNMKWRGELRKGKHAPIIDVTLWEKAQSIMKLNSHLHEKIHPGSFPLSGLLRCPQCGAPMVQGNSSPKYKYYQCSRNKNSGSSACLANLISKEYAEKAVYEQVFTTLQKHNLIEPLINTLHSYSINEVMPLQQQIKKQEADLVDLKRKRKELINWRMRDIITEEIFEEEMHDLQQEEQALVKQIESLNQQIKLSDKQFLTTIVANSLKDFLQFFSMIKDDDKKILLQSLIKKIHVNPGDKPKNRTIKDIIYKFDLTYLNQVI; from the coding sequence ATGCGTGCAGTAGGTTATGTTCGAGTAAGTACAGATAAACAATTAGATAACACTTCTATCGCAAAGCAAACCGAAGAAATTAAAAGATACTGTGACTCTAATGACATTACACTCGTTCATATCTTTGACGAAGGTGCTAAATCCGCGAAATCCTTTAGAAATCGCGATGCATTTAAGGAATTATATTCGTTCATTATGGACAAGAAAAATAAAATTGATTGTGTCGTTGTATATGACTCAGACCGTATTTCGCGCGACAATTTAGAGGCTCTTTACATTTATAAGCGCCTCAACGAAGAAGAAATACGACTCATTTGTATTGCTGATAACATCGATACAAGCGACCCGCGTTCAAAGATTCTCTATCAAATCATGTCGTTAGTGGCTGAGCTGGAAAGAGATATGATTATTTTCAGGACGAGTTCAGGCATGGAAAAGAGAGCTTCGGAAGGACATTTTAATGGCGGTATCATTTACGGCTACACATCCTCAAATAAAAAGTTAAAGATTGTCCCTGAAGAAGCAAAAGTTGTAAGCTTTATTTTCGATAAATACGCAAACGAACAATGGGGTTATAAAAAGATTGCATCTGCATTAAATACGTTAGGGATTCGTACAAAGAAAGATAATTATTGGACCATTTTTGCTGTAAAGACCATTCTTAGTAATCCTATATATATCGGGAATATGAAATGGCGCGGTGAATTAAGGAAGGGCAAACACGCTCCTATTATAGATGTGACATTATGGGAAAAAGCTCAGAGTATCATGAAATTAAATAGTCATCTTCATGAAAAGATTCACCCTGGTAGCTTTCCGCTGTCTGGTTTATTAAGATGCCCCCAATGTGGCGCGCCAATGGTTCAAGGAAACAGCAGTCCGAAGTATAAATATTATCAATGCTCTCGCAACAAAAATAGCGGTTCCTCTGCCTGCTTAGCAAACCTTATCTCAAAGGAATACGCTGAAAAAGCTGTATATGAGCAAGTTTTCACTACCCTTCAAAAGCATAATCTAATAGAGCCATTAATTAATACACTCCATTCCTATTCCATAAATGAAGTTATGCCTTTGCAACAGCAAATAAAGAAACAGGAAGCAGACTTGGTAGATTTAAAGCGAAAAAGAAAAGAACTCATAAATTGGCGCATGCGGGACATTATCACAGAAGAAATCTTTGAAGAGGAGATGCACGATTTACAGCAAGAAGAGCAAGCACTTGTAAAGCAAATAGAAAGCTTGAATCAACAGATAAAACTTAGTGATAAACAATTCTTAACAACTATTGTTGCGAATTCATTGAAGGACTTCTTACAATTTTTCAGCATGATAAAAGATGATGATAAGAAAATTCTTTTACAATCTTTAATTAAAAAAATCCACGTTAATCCAGGTGACAAACCCAAGAACCGAACAATTAAGGACATCATTTATAAATTTGATTTAACGTATTTAAATCAGGTTATTTAG
- a CDS encoding helix-turn-helix domain-containing protein, with protein MKAVKVFDEAFAEKLKRLRKARGMTLQQLSAATGISPSYISRLERSEKQCPSFPILMELSRALKVDLMTLAEGLAEQEGVLDLYSLMFKSPLRVADKILTREETMMVLNMIERIVEFEWSRESQWHELSELGNAINKLKNLK; from the coding sequence ATGAAAGCGGTAAAAGTATTTGATGAAGCATTTGCGGAGAAATTGAAACGTTTGCGTAAAGCACGTGGCATGACGTTGCAACAATTGAGCGCGGCGACAGGAATTAGCCCCTCGTATATTTCACGCTTGGAGCGCAGCGAAAAGCAGTGTCCGTCTTTTCCAATTTTGATGGAGCTGTCGCGCGCGCTCAAGGTAGATTTAATGACCTTGGCAGAAGGGTTAGCTGAGCAGGAGGGAGTCTTGGATCTTTACTCATTAATGTTTAAGTCGCCGTTACGAGTGGCAGATAAGATTTTGACGAGAGAAGAAACAATGATGGTATTGAACATGATAGAAAGGATAGTTGAATTTGAATGGAGCAGAGAATCGCAGTGGCATGAACTTTCTGAGTTAGGTAATGCAATTAATAAGTTGAAGAATTTAAAATGA
- a CDS encoding Cj0069 family protein, producing the protein MSKVIFFEVQGGSDKGPDGYRGDTMPMVKALQQRGQEAEVIFFELEKRDEIFNYVKDNAVAYVSRINPGNLAHEAEYFDMLRELCATGVIGMPHPDAMICYGAKDALVKLRHTSLVPEDTYAYYTIDEFNAIFPRALANGERVLKQNRGSTGEGIWRVQLVDALEEGTYIVPLNAKIKCTEAKDNHVEYHELGDFMIFCQQYIIGANGMLVDMPFLPRIKEGEIRLFMLRDKPINVVHKKPAEDADAFSATLFSGAHYRYDSPEEWSILVQGFLGQLDEITSLLGGYDLPLIWTADFILDTDENGQDTYILGEMNCSCVGFTSELELAHRVAEEILACVHEKMLV; encoded by the coding sequence ATGAGTAAAGTCATATTTTTTGAAGTGCAAGGTGGTAGCGATAAAGGACCAGATGGATATCGCGGTGATACGATGCCCATGGTGAAGGCATTACAGCAGCGTGGACAAGAGGCAGAGGTTATTTTCTTTGAGTTAGAAAAGCGTGATGAGATTTTTAACTATGTAAAGGACAATGCGGTAGCGTATGTTTCGCGCATTAACCCTGGGAACTTAGCGCATGAGGCCGAGTACTTTGATATGCTACGTGAATTATGTGCGACAGGTGTTATTGGGATGCCACATCCGGATGCGATGATTTGCTACGGTGCAAAGGATGCATTAGTAAAGCTACGCCATACGTCACTCGTTCCTGAAGATACGTATGCCTACTATACAATCGATGAGTTTAACGCTATCTTCCCGCGCGCTCTCGCAAATGGTGAGCGTGTATTAAAGCAAAATCGCGGGTCAACAGGTGAAGGCATTTGGCGCGTACAATTAGTTGATGCATTAGAGGAAGGGACTTACATTGTGCCACTTAATGCCAAAATTAAATGCACGGAAGCCAAGGATAACCATGTGGAATACCATGAGCTTGGTGATTTCATGATATTTTGTCAGCAATACATCATTGGCGCAAACGGCATGCTTGTGGATATGCCATTTTTACCGCGCATTAAAGAGGGCGAAATCCGTTTATTCATGCTGCGCGACAAGCCGATTAATGTCGTCCACAAAAAGCCGGCTGAGGATGCCGATGCCTTTAGCGCTACCCTATTTTCAGGCGCGCACTATCGCTATGACAGCCCCGAGGAATGGTCAATATTAGTACAGGGCTTTTTAGGTCAGCTCGATGAAATCACCTCCCTACTCGGCGGCTATGATTTACCCCTGATTTGGACAGCGGATTTCATTTTAGATACCGACGAAAATGGTCAAGATACCTACATTTTAGGGGAAATGAACTGCTCTTGCGTGGGCTTCACCTCTGAGCTAGAATTGGCGCATCGTGTGGCGGAGGAGATTTTGGCTTGTGTTCATGAGAAGATGCTGGTTTAG
- a CDS encoding lincosamide nucleotidyltransferase Lnu(B): MLKQKELIARVKKLVELDKNISACMMYGSFTKGEGDQYSDIEFYVFLKDDTVSTFDSAKWLYEVAPYSLLYQNEYGTEVVIFENLIRGEFHFLSEREMNIIPSFKETGFFPDTKSMFIYDETGQLEQYLSGLGGSGPKRLTEENVNFLLNNFSNLWLMGINVLKRGEYARSLELLSQFQKSILQLIRIVEENADNWLNMTKNLEKEISSESYEKFRKTTARLEKSELHEAYKNSLLFIIELYKLLERRYQLTVSNDFFEKLLHYMNE; the protein is encoded by the coding sequence TTGTTAAAACAAAAAGAACTAATAGCAAGGGTTAAGAAACTGGTCGAGTTAGATAAAAACATATCTGCTTGTATGATGTATGGCTCTTTTACAAAAGGAGAGGGCGATCAATACTCTGATATAGAATTTTATGTTTTCCTAAAAGATGACACGGTTTCCACTTTTGATTCAGCAAAATGGCTATATGAAGTCGCTCCATACTCATTACTCTACCAAAATGAGTACGGTACGGAAGTAGTGATTTTTGAAAATCTAATACGTGGTGAATTTCATTTCCTTTCTGAAAGGGAAATGAATATCATTCCTTCGTTCAAAGAAACGGGTTTCTTTCCTGATACAAAATCTATGTTCATTTATGATGAAACAGGACAATTAGAGCAGTATTTATCAGGATTAGGCGGTTCAGGGCCAAAAAGACTGACAGAAGAAAACGTTAATTTTTTATTGAATAATTTTTCTAACCTATGGTTGATGGGGATTAATGTTCTCAAAAGAGGAGAATACGCTCGTTCGTTGGAACTTCTATCACAATTCCAAAAAAGCATTCTGCAACTCATTCGAATAGTGGAAGAAAACGCTGATAACTGGCTCAATATGACTAAAAATCTTGAAAAGGAAATTAGTTCTGAAAGCTATGAAAAGTTTAGAAAGACTACTGCTCGATTAGAGAAATCAGAACTACACGAAGCGTACAAAAATTCCTTACTCTTCATTATAGAACTGTATAAACTTCTTGAAAGACGATATCAACTAACTGTTAGCAATGATTTTTTCGAAAAACTGTTACATTATATGAATGAATAG
- the tnpB gene encoding IS66 family insertion sequence element accessory protein TnpB (TnpB, as the term is used for proteins encoded by IS66 family insertion elements, is considered an accessory protein, since TnpC, encoded by a neighboring gene, is a DDE family transposase.): protein MKHDFTRVQNIYIVCGKTDMRKGIDGLATLVQDSFELDPFSDSIFLFSGTSKDRYKCLYFDGDGFALLYKRLDSGRLQWPKNEKEVRNLSQQELRWLLEGLSLQQPKAILKSAKGAF, encoded by the coding sequence ATGAAGCACGATTTTACGCGTGTGCAAAATATTTATATTGTCTGTGGAAAAACAGACATGCGTAAAGGGATTGATGGTCTAGCGACCCTCGTTCAAGATTCATTTGAACTCGATCCTTTTAGTGACTCGATTTTTTTATTTTCAGGTACAAGTAAGGACCGCTATAAGTGTCTTTATTTTGATGGGGATGGCTTTGCGTTGCTTTATAAAAGGCTAGACAGTGGCCGATTACAATGGCCGAAAAATGAAAAAGAAGTGCGCAATCTCTCTCAACAGGAATTGCGTTGGTTATTAGAAGGCTTATCTCTTCAACAACCAAAAGCGATTTTAAAATCTGCAAAAGGTGCCTTTTAA
- a CDS encoding HelD family protein has protein sequence MEQTIWQQEQAHLKETSALLKQHIADLETQLQKQKGEIVEERTQASAEFNDVSGENAVQFSQMLQTMQLREREYLQQSDQLAKAQILYKSPYFGRISIGNEQGEQEHLYIGLSTFREQQTDDVLIFDWRAPISSLFYENKVGQSRYQIPNGEYIDVRIEGRRQYKIKYDELLQLFDADIYVGDEVLQGLLTDTAKEKMKSIVATIQSEQNLVIRSSNKDNLIVLGPPGSGKTSVAMQRIAFLLYEYRESMNARSILLISPSDLFNDYISNVLPELGEENVQHTTYFHLAKDVKLARYKIETNYENIERLYTAGQAERASYAFKGSHRYVKQLLHYMEYVKKAGMPFYNLKMGEELFASAKKLSELFYERFGGLDIDFRLKKIRTLLLEKVAQRKAKDRKAYLKELQAVTTYIGTDKEIEQQVNERLQKKYGKLEMTIQQLGFVNLNKMYVQSLAHQNNDQWIKAISQATAETLKQRIMHYEDLAPMMYLQAVMKGLYADNTIKHIVIDEIQDYSYLQLLAIKALHPKAHYTLLGDKNQLVHPQMKDSLADPLAKHFKVIELNKSYRSTNEITDFMSAILNNTTTLSLGVIGDKPQIIETKDLLGSIKELAETQYEANDSFVILCKNKATCERLYTDLKPLIPELQLITEKQKVYMKGILIMPGYMAKGFEFTTVVLADADAYVYAEDMDAYLLYTIASRATRQLFLLTEGQLPKALAHIDAQYYRKEVNI, from the coding sequence ATGGAACAAACAATTTGGCAGCAAGAACAGGCTCATTTAAAAGAAACGAGCGCGCTGTTAAAGCAACATATTGCAGACTTAGAAACGCAATTACAAAAACAAAAAGGCGAAATTGTCGAGGAACGCACGCAAGCCTCTGCTGAATTTAATGATGTGTCGGGTGAAAACGCTGTGCAATTTTCGCAAATGCTCCAAACGATGCAATTACGAGAGCGCGAATATTTGCAGCAAAGCGATCAGCTCGCAAAGGCGCAAATTTTATATAAAAGCCCTTATTTTGGGCGTATTTCTATTGGAAATGAACAGGGCGAGCAGGAGCATTTATATATTGGACTTTCCACATTCCGCGAGCAGCAAACGGATGACGTCTTAATTTTTGACTGGCGTGCACCGATTTCGAGCCTTTTTTATGAAAATAAGGTCGGCCAGTCACGCTACCAAATTCCGAACGGCGAATACATTGATGTACGAATCGAAGGGCGCCGTCAATACAAAATAAAGTACGATGAGCTATTGCAATTATTTGATGCCGATATTTATGTAGGTGACGAAGTGCTGCAGGGGCTATTAACCGATACGGCAAAGGAAAAGATGAAGTCCATTGTCGCAACGATTCAAAGTGAACAAAATCTCGTGATTCGTTCTTCTAATAAAGATAATTTAATCGTACTTGGCCCACCAGGTAGTGGTAAAACCTCAGTAGCGATGCAGCGAATTGCTTTTCTACTATATGAATACCGCGAGTCGATGAATGCCCGCAGTATTTTACTGATTTCACCGTCTGACCTGTTTAACGATTATATTTCCAACGTTTTACCGGAGCTCGGTGAAGAAAATGTACAGCATACCACGTACTTTCATTTAGCAAAGGACGTAAAGCTAGCGCGCTATAAAATCGAAACGAATTACGAAAATATCGAACGTCTTTACACCGCAGGCCAAGCAGAGCGAGCAAGCTATGCCTTTAAAGGCTCGCATCGCTATGTGAAGCAGCTTCTTCATTATATGGAATATGTAAAAAAAGCAGGGATGCCGTTTTACAACTTAAAAATGGGTGAGGAACTGTTCGCCTCTGCGAAAAAACTATCCGAGCTCTTTTACGAACGCTTTGGCGGCTTAGATATCGACTTTCGCCTAAAGAAAATTCGGACGCTGTTACTTGAAAAAGTCGCGCAGCGTAAAGCAAAGGACCGCAAAGCCTATTTAAAGGAATTACAGGCAGTCACAACATACATCGGCACGGATAAAGAAATTGAGCAGCAAGTTAATGAACGCTTACAAAAGAAATACGGCAAGCTTGAAATGACGATTCAGCAGCTTGGCTTTGTCAATCTAAACAAAATGTATGTGCAATCGCTCGCGCATCAAAACAATGATCAATGGATAAAAGCTATTTCACAAGCGACAGCCGAAACATTAAAGCAGCGCATCATGCATTATGAAGATTTGGCACCGATGATGTACCTGCAGGCCGTTATGAAAGGGTTGTACGCCGACAATACGATTAAGCATATCGTCATCGATGAAATTCAGGATTATTCGTATTTACAGCTACTTGCCATTAAAGCACTGCATCCAAAAGCCCATTACACCTTGCTTGGCGACAAAAATCAGCTCGTGCACCCACAAATGAAGGATTCGCTCGCAGATCCATTGGCGAAGCATTTTAAAGTGATCGAGCTCAACAAATCATACCGTTCTACCAATGAAATTACGGATTTCATGAGTGCGATTTTAAATAATACAACAACACTTTCCCTAGGTGTCATAGGGGACAAGCCGCAAATCATAGAAACAAAGGATTTGCTAGGGAGCATCAAAGAGCTAGCAGAAACCCAATATGAAGCCAATGATAGCTTTGTCATCCTATGTAAAAATAAAGCCACATGTGAGCGGCTGTACACTGATTTGAAGCCGCTAATCCCAGAGCTACAATTAATTACCGAAAAGCAAAAGGTTTATATGAAGGGCATCTTGATCATGCCGGGCTATATGGCAAAGGGCTTTGAGTTTACAACGGTTGTGTTAGCGGATGCTGATGCGTATGTTTACGCGGAAGACATGGATGCATATTTGCTGTATACAATTGCATCTCGCGCGACACGTCAACTATTTTTACTAACAGAAGGGCAGCTACCAAAAGCACTTGCCCATATTGATGCGCAGTATTATCGGAAAGAAGTGAACATCTAG
- a CDS encoding recombinase family protein, whose translation MNEIRQVAIYCRVSTEEQATEGYSISAQLQTLRQYAQLYGWEIAGEYVDEGISGKNITRRPAIQKLIADVENNKFQAVLVWKISRLSRNMLDTLTLLDLFEANDVKFISYSENFDTGTPIGRLVVQLMASIAEMERNTLSENVKLGMKQRAYEGYWNGGIVFGYDVVDKALVINEKEAFIVKLAFELYAEGKGLKAVANHLNKAGYRTKRGHHFSVNGVAQILDNIIYNGKVSWAKVENWDSKRRKGKNPNPIIVEGKHEAIIPDDLWNIVQARRNSRSFKQRQSNEPFLLSSLLRCPTCNQGMVPAITTWKSKDGTKKKYRYYVCSDFHNKGSSACHANSTKAYEAEAQLIERIEQFAHSEQQLFSKLQALNTTSIELLHSLSTELEDIKKRLLEIQSLQNQYLDAFEQKTLPVTILQERLQKLTAEKTDLEQRQNEITAQLSSNDSKVIQPDLIQTLLLRFLDAYKCAPREHQKRLLQLLIGQITVKQPTGKPRSIDTIELDFDFSEVNVSKTFTLLHLLYREANMEDEFSSPKFAYDHKMPPYLQLFLPLFMIRFTLPNAKPASSHEHKPKSPPPHDAPILAQR comes from the coding sequence ATGAATGAAATTAGACAAGTAGCGATTTATTGTCGGGTGTCGACTGAGGAACAAGCAACAGAAGGTTATAGTATTTCCGCGCAACTACAAACATTACGACAATATGCACAGCTATACGGTTGGGAAATTGCTGGTGAATATGTCGATGAAGGGATAAGTGGTAAAAACATTACACGTCGCCCTGCAATTCAAAAACTTATTGCTGATGTCGAGAACAATAAGTTCCAAGCTGTGCTCGTTTGGAAAATCTCACGTCTATCGCGCAACATGTTAGATACACTTACGTTATTAGACTTGTTTGAAGCGAACGATGTAAAATTCATTTCTTACTCTGAAAACTTTGATACAGGTACCCCAATTGGACGTTTAGTTGTTCAGCTTATGGCTTCGATTGCTGAAATGGAACGTAATACGCTATCAGAAAACGTAAAGCTCGGCATGAAGCAACGCGCATATGAAGGTTATTGGAATGGGGGCATCGTATTCGGCTATGACGTCGTCGATAAAGCGTTAGTCATTAACGAAAAGGAAGCATTTATTGTTAAATTAGCCTTTGAACTATACGCGGAAGGCAAAGGGTTAAAAGCAGTTGCTAATCACTTGAACAAGGCAGGTTATCGAACGAAGCGCGGACATCATTTTTCGGTTAATGGTGTTGCACAGATTTTGGACAACATTATATACAACGGTAAAGTAAGTTGGGCAAAAGTTGAGAATTGGGATAGCAAGCGCAGAAAAGGCAAAAACCCTAATCCAATCATTGTTGAAGGTAAACATGAGGCAATTATTCCAGACGACCTTTGGAATATCGTGCAAGCACGACGAAATAGTAGGTCCTTTAAACAGCGCCAATCAAACGAACCTTTTTTACTTAGTAGTCTGCTACGCTGTCCTACTTGCAATCAAGGTATGGTGCCAGCCATTACTACGTGGAAATCAAAAGACGGCACTAAAAAGAAATACCGTTATTACGTCTGCTCTGACTTTCATAACAAAGGATCATCTGCCTGTCATGCGAACTCAACGAAAGCATATGAAGCAGAAGCGCAACTCATTGAGCGAATTGAACAATTTGCCCATAGCGAACAACAGCTTTTCTCAAAACTACAAGCTCTTAACACGACATCTATTGAATTGCTCCATTCCTTATCTACCGAGCTTGAGGACATAAAAAAACGACTGCTCGAAATACAGTCGCTTCAAAACCAATATTTAGATGCCTTTGAACAAAAGACGCTTCCCGTTACAATACTACAAGAGCGCCTTCAAAAACTAACAGCTGAAAAGACGGATTTAGAGCAAAGACAAAACGAAATCACCGCGCAACTAAGCTCTAACGATTCAAAAGTAATACAGCCTGACTTGATTCAAACGTTGCTATTACGTTTTTTAGATGCTTATAAATGCGCGCCACGAGAACATCAGAAACGGTTACTACAATTACTAATTGGACAGATTACGGTAAAACAGCCAACTGGCAAACCGCGCTCCATCGACACCATTGAACTCGACTTCGATTTTTCAGAAGTAAACGTTTCGAAGACATTTACCCTTCTTCACCTTTTGTATCGTGAAGCAAATATGGAAGATGAATTTTCATCCCCAAAATTCGCTTACGATCACAAAATGCCACCTTATTTACAACTTTTTTTGCCTCTATTTATGATACGGTTCACCTTACCTAATGCTAAACCAGCATCTTCTCATGAACACAAGCCAAAATCTCCTCCGCCACACGATGCGCCAATTCTAGCTCAGAGGTGA